The Hevea brasiliensis isolate MT/VB/25A 57/8 chromosome 9, ASM3005281v1, whole genome shotgun sequence nucleotide sequence TGTAGACAACATCGACGCCAAACACTTCAAAAGAAGATTAGATTGGTAGAGCTTTTTGTTATCAACTGGAAATTAAAGTAACTATGGTGAAAGTTGCAGAAGTATTGATGACGGTCGGTGAATATGAACAATTGAACACTACTTAAATTATGCCACAATCACTTAATGTTGTAATTTCCATTTGTTAGTGTTCACTCTCATTaaaaaaagaacaaagaaaaaaataaagtaaaaaccaAAGAATTATTTCTAGTTTTGGGCATTTTACTACCATCATTTCATGGCCTTTTCTAAATACCTCACCAAGTTGGAGGGTGTTTATTTAGATCATCTAAATAAGGGATTGGCTCATAAATTTGTTTGGATGCTCCCTCAATTCTGCATATGATTCATAATGGCTTTCTCTATCGTTACTCAAAATGGACTTCGACTATGTTTGAAATAAGGATTATAAATGAAGGcatttactttatttatttatttttaatattacaatcaaTTGGTATCGCAAAGACATAATAAATTCTTTATTTAACTGAAAGGAACCTTTTGTTTTCTAAAACCTCATTTTATAGGATTTTAAAACCCCACCCCCTATATGGTTTTCTTTTCAAAATCCATCATTTTAGCTAAATGATGCATTTTCCTAACATTTTATATTCCAAAATTAACTTGTTAATTTTATAATTCATCAAAATTCTCCCTTTAtcctaaaatatatatatatatatatatatatatttgaatctATCAATCGCATTAAATATATAATTGATATTACTGCTATATGTTTGATTGAATATTCACAATTTGTAAATTTGATAAGCGATTATTACTCCTTGTAATTTCTAGTTCTAATTTCCACCACTAATAACATAAttcttaatataaataaattttatgtctGCATATATAACATTTAAAGAGGGACCAATTAGACCCTTAAATGATCTTCGCTGCCTAAGAATATTTTCAACTAAGAACTGTAGGGCGCAGCCCCAATGGGGCTCACCCGCCAAAAATTAGCGTATGCCACTAATTGCGGCGAGCACACGGTATTCTTTAGTAAAAGGCGAAAGAATAGTTCGCTTTGTGCTCACCGCGTGGCTGCGTGATCTCTACCGTGGGTTAGAGGTTATTGTATAGCTATTCTCCTTTGTTCACTTTGTTCCCCTTATCGGTGTGGGATCTCTCAAGTTATGCTTCGAGTTCATTTCTTGGCCCAGCTTGTTCAACTAATGCTCCAAGCTCCCTCAGCTGGTGTGGGCCTGTTTATTCTAaattctcaagtacatccatgaGTAATTTGTACAACACTTTGTGCTTCTACGACAGTTGAAGATTGGTTCACACACATTGATCTTAGATCATAAAACTTCACCATGTTCTGATATTTGATGAAAACTTACCTCAGTtctattgaaattaattaaatctttcatttcaaataaaATCAATCTTTTTTCTCCATTCAAACCAAGTCTTAACCCCAATCAAATTAGAATAGATCATATACATCTTTATTCTCCTTTCAACCTTAGGCGAGGCTACTCTCATAACTAGCAGTTATAGAAAGAGCTTGAAATAGAGATGCAAGAGAATATGGGATAAATTCTCGAACATTTCCAGCAAAATTTGAACAGCTTAACCTTGCTGCTTCTAAATTCCAATCAAAGgccctatcaaatgtgatgacATTATACAATCCCATGATAGTACAGATATACATATTCTCCCCTCACTCCacaaaaaattctcaaatttcagttTTCTTTCAATAATCACTTCCTTTCAGAGATGCACAAATAGAATCATAACTGTTCGATGTTCTTCTTCAGCTGACAGTACAACAGTTAAACAGAATCTCCCGCCAAATTGATGATTAGGGAGTTGTTCTGTCAATTACTATCACCACCAGTCCACTCTTTCCAGTCCTTGTCAACATGATCTTGGGCCCATTTGACTGCTGCACGTGCAGCTTGTGGTCCTCCAGGCAAACCTCGCTCATTTATAGTATCAGCCATGTCAATGAAAGGTATGACTAAGAGAGTTCCAGGACCGCCATACTCTTTGTGCAAGAAGTTACCGAGAATCTGTAGAGAATTATAAGAATCATAAAACCTATTATACTTTCACAGCAACTGTATCCAGCAACTCGAAATTCGAAAGCCTACTTAAGTAAATAAGCAACAACCAGAAGTTTTTTTTTTGGCCGGACAACAGCCACAAGTTCAATAGTTGCATTTTGACATTCTTTAACTGAAGCAACTAAATAAACCCACTCAGCCAACACACCCCAACACCACTTCTCCCCCCCCCAATAAAACTCCTTTTCTTCGTTTCCTCTTTTTCTCTCTCACAGTTTTCATATTGTTTTTGAGTAGATACAATTTTCTCATGATTTTCGAACATTCCCATGTTTCTAACTTTTCTTATAGCATATCTTAGTATAAACATCCTTGACCATATTACTGGAGGGTGGAAGCAGTCTTAAGCCATATACAAGTTCATAAGCTATATTTTTTTCCTcaacacctttttttttttttttcctgatgaTGTTATCAAGCTGAGAAACCACTCAGGAACTTGGCAGTCAATGGTCAGAAGTCATAAATGCACATTTAAACCGTAAAAGTTATGGCAGAATGGTAAAAATCACCACTCCATCGACTTCCCAATCTTCACAAGTTTATAACTTCCTTACCTGTTGGTTGTTTCAGTGCTTCTAATTAAACCATTTATAGTGCAGGATAAGACTAACTAATATGTCAAGAAGATTCTTGTGATTATCAGTGCATGTGGCTGGGTGTTTCTGAAATTAGATTAAGGCTTAATAGGCCAGATTAACAATGCCAAAGTGCTATTGTTGGCTTAATAGTCCTACTACACAACCATCGTTTGTCAAAATTCGATGGTAATTGCAGGCTGCAGAGGGACTATGAGCCTGTTTGGACTTGGTAGTGGGATTAAAATCCACTTTTGGAAGAAGCACCATTTTAGATGTTGCAAAAAGCAATTTGAAACAGTTTTCTTAGATGTCTTGAGGATTTTAAAACCAAAAAATCAACTCAATTACTTTTACTCAACATATTCAAGATAGCATGCCCCAATGTGAAATTTGCAGTCTTGAAACTGCATTCATCATGCATTTCAGAAAACTATTGCATGATTACAACAAAGCATTAGTGCTACTTATGTGTAAAACAAAAGCAACAAAACTTACCTAGCATGATAACTTACGCTAAACAACAAGATTAGGCTTATATGAAGCTAAATGATGATAAGAAAAACCAACAAGAGTCATAGTTGAAATCTACTAACAGGTGTGTATCTGCGAAAATAACATAGTTTTGAGGGAAATGAAGCACCTCAGTGCAGATTCCGACCACCTCTTCAAGTGAATCTCCATAAATGTCCTTCTTTGAGAGCTTCTTATGGAGATGCGTCCTAAATTTCTCTGTCTCCTAGACAAAAGATgaagaaaaaggaaaacaaaagcaattaattattagaaaattaagattaagcggagagagagagagagagagagagagcgagggGCTGTGAAATGTGCAGGAAAATTAAGAGTCCACTTACTGCAACAGCAAATTCGGGAATTGGGTCCGGAAATTTGTACTCGGCAGCTCTGCAAATGTCTGTTGTTCCCTTTTTCTTGCTGATTGAAGGGTATAAGTAAGACTCTGTCAATTTGATACTAGTTGAGTAACTGGGTGCAGAGAAACCCGAGCCCACGACCAGTCCAGTGTTAGTGGAAGAAGTATAATGGAAAAAAGGAAGGGGACGAGAGGTggaagaagagaagagagagcACGAGTCAAGTGTCAAAGGAACAAGAGCTTGACACCACGAAGCCATACCTACCTCTGCTTCTCTGAGTCTCTTAATCTCTGTATTCCTTATCTTCGAACTTTGCCTCAAGGGGGTTTCTTCTGGGTTTAAGAAGAGGTTTTAACACTAAATTGTGATGGCAGCTCAGCCGCCATAGTAAAACGTAAGAATTCATAATTATGTATTGCAAAAAAGAGACTATATTTGATATTTATCTAGAATTATATATCGgttaatttttttctaaaataaacaacatcctttaattaattttatacgcCACAAGTTTACAATATTCCTAAATCCCTAAAACCATGCTAACAGACGTGACAGAGACAATTTTATACGTTGATTTATGATTTTCCTTAAGAAAGAAATATATGACCAACTTTTTTATAAAAATGCTAAATTAGTTTTCaccatctctctcatttattttttttcaagctCTCACATTTGGTTTTTAGATTTTACCCCTCATGTCcgctttataattttatataaaaataaataaattaggccATTTTTGGCTGAAACTATTCCATTTTCATTTCATACGGAGGCTTTACATATAGCAAAATTTAGTGCAGTTACTAATCGGTCAGCCTTATATGGAGGAATTGAAAAATCCTCCCCCCTTACAACAATGGAGGTCTAATCACCTTCTGACTTTAGGTGTAAATTCCAGTAGGATGTTCTGATGCCCCATTGCTGGATATGATATTTGAGAATTAAGACATAACTCCATTGCGCAAATCCCTATTGTCACGATGGTAATGAATTGCCCAAATGAAACCACCTGCGGAGCTTTCGGTTGGCAACACTATTAACCAATCACACAATCTTTGGCGCGCAAAGGTAGTGATGAGAGATCACCGAGTAGATAGCACGCAAATCCCTGTAATGTGAGTTGGATTTAAATCCAGTTCATTCAAAAAGACTAGGGATATTCGTTGGCGATTCAAAAGCTATGTACACCAGAATATAAGTTACAAAGGATGCATAACAACACAAGTCAAAAGAGTTAACAGCTCGGAAGCCAGTCTTGGGATCACCTTCAAGGATAAAAACCAGCAAAAACGAGCCAGGTCTCACTTTAACTGCCAAAAATGATCCAGCTTTCACTTCTTAGTTGTGCATCGTCGAATTTGTTGGCTCCTCCTAGATGTGTTCACATATAAAAGATCCTCATGCAAACTATATACATCTCAGAGATTTCTTTCATGAGGTTCAAGCCAAAGGAACCCCAGGAAATCAAAAACTTCTTTTTCAGTGTCAAACCTTAGGCTTGCGCTAGCCCTTACACCCTGAAACAAAAGCAACTCTTCCTGCCTAAGAAAAGAACGATAAAAACTCCTAGGTACACAGAAGATGGTGAAAGTCAACTCATTACCCTTTTGCCACCTGAAGCCTGAGTGGCTGGAAATAGTCCTGTATCATCAAGCCGGTATCCTTTGGATTCTGCTAACAATCTCAGCCTGCAATCAAATTGCCAAGTTGTCGATACGTCCATAAAAAGGTTTAAATATTTCATCAGATAAAATGAAACTGAAGAACTTTAAAAATGGTTTATTTGGCATTCCCAATGCTCTACTCCAACAGAGTTCTTTCGTAGAACCCTGAAGTACAATAAGAACGCCCACTTTAGAACTAGGAAAAAATAATGACTGGAGTTTAGTTTAGAAAATATCACACTTCAATTAACAATTATACATAAATGATCAATTAACACAAACATACCTCCGGTTTAATACATCATTACCAGTCCATGCTATTAAACCAAATGCATGTATATCCCTCGGATATGCCTAAAAAATGGAATACACATatagtcatattaattatttgcaCAACAGCAAAGACAACTCTTAAATCTAAGAATAGAAGCCTGCATCAGAAAAAGATGGctataataattgaattaacaaAACAACTAGGAGAATCAATCAAAAGAAGATGTTATTACTTGGAAACACTAGTAATAATTAAAATGTTctgaaagtaaaataaaatatcagAATGGGAGCTTCcatcatttcaaattttttcttggAGGTTGGGATGGGGCTGGAGGGAGGGGTGTTTAGTGGAGGCTGGTGAAAATCATCAAAGAATTTCCAACACCCATTCTCTAGCAGGGACGAATTTAAGACCAAAGATAGAGTTAACTGAATCTCTTGTAACGGATGTGAAAGTCAAAATGGTGAGAGAAATTAACTTCTACATGTGTCAGATATTAAAGGAATTCAAGATACCATGCAGGGacaatccatatatatatatatatatatatatatatatatatatataaactctaGAAACATGATTGGATGATAAAAGTAACTATCAAGTTTACCTTGAAATCTATGCGGTGTCTCAGTTCTCTTCCAGGATATGTACAAAGACCAAAATATGTGTCAACACCTGAATCAGTGCCCTGTCATGTTTGGCAAATGGAAAGAGGTTAGGCAAAAATTTAAGAACCCATGGCATGGAATCCATACAGAGCATGTGATACAGGAATTGATCCAGAGGAAACAGATGGAAGGCTCAGGAAGATATGTGTAGCAATGAATTCAGAGAAATCTTCCCAACTGGTTAATAAGGAACCGAAGAAAAAAGCTACGCCAGGAAATATGACATGTGAATTCTTAATTTCAGATCCCAAAACAAAATTAACAGTAAATGGTATCTCATGCAATTACTTTTCAGTAACTTTTCCTTGTTAAGTTCTCTTAGCAAGTAGATTACTGTTTTATGATGTATCCTAATGTAGACGAATGAGAATGGTAGTGCAGTGAACTAATTTGAAACTTGCATGATTCGAATTCTCAGCAACTGCCTCTAAATGGGATTGAAAGGCCTCAAGTCAAGAGGCTACTAGAAGATTTCATCAGTTGGTAACTTCAATTGTACCGTAGCAGCAACATTAGCATACACATTAGAGTTCTAGGAAAGATCACACAAATATTTCACATAATAATGGTCTTAAGGATTAATTTGTAAAATTCCCACTATGCATTTAATTATGACCTCAGTGTATCCCTCAAGTTAGCCCGCATGATGGACTTCAATGTACTTAAGGAACCAAGTGGCAAGCTTTAATAAGTGCAACAGATTGCTAGTTTTAGCTTATATTGACCTTCAAGGCAAGGGTATAGATACCCTTATCTCAACTTACTGAAAGCAAACTACATAAATGGATTAGCATATTTAAAATTCGTGAATATAGTCACATTAAGAAAACAAGAGGACTTCTTCAACATAGCAATATGCTAAAGCTTTACAATTATTATCAGCTCAGGTACTCATTCCTGGCATTACTAGTCCTGGCATATGATGCCAGGATACTagcactttaaaaattcaaaaacataTAAAAGAAAAGCGCAGCAATAGCAATAAAAGATACCTCCTCGCTGTGAATGCTAAATACCAAATCCTCTCTTAAGAACTCCATATTCTTCAAATGCTTCACGAATCTTGGTAAAAAACCCTTATGACTGGAAGTAGCAAACAACGTCATAAAATCTCAAAAATGCCGATGCTTATTAATGGTCACTTCAAGATGAGAAACCAACTCTCAGAATATGTTAAATTGCCTTACATAGGATCAGACATTATAAATGACTTCGGGGATTCACAAGATCCTTGAAAATATGTTCTTTAGCATAGCATAAATTATGTTGAATTAGCAAATGACCACGAAATTATGTTTTATGAATAATAACCTACTGGATGACCACTTTATCATTCTCCTAACCGTACGGCAAGGTAAGAACTCATTAAAGAGCCTAACattctacttttatttttttatgggaAAACATTCTATTTACTGTTGTACAAATCAATGTTGTCAAAAGTGCAAGGCGCCCTTAAGGCAAGGAGGTCCTCCAACGCCCGAGATGCTAGGGCTCACCCGAGCGAAGTGAGGAGCTAATTTattctaaaataataaataattaaatatacaatgTAAAAGAAGTCTAACATATTACACAATCAATaaattgtcaaatttcatattcatatTTCATAATACATTATATGTTTTAAGCTTTAAGATCAAAAACATTCCTCTAATAACACATAATGTTAAAGTAAAAAACCATAAAGCACATAACCTAATTTGAACTTCTAGATCCTTTGTTCAATTTCATTCACTATGTCATGCAAACTCAAAATACTAATTCTCTAGTCATCATGCAGAtgccttccttttttttttcaatatttcacCTTGAGGCGCTTGGTGATGCCTCACCTGGGTGCCTAGTTGAAGGCGCCTCGCCTGGAGGCTTCCTGGGCGAGATGCCTGGATTTTGCCTTGCCTATTGACAACACTGGGACAAATCTATGAAATACTGATGAAGCAGAAGGGACAAATGCTCTATAGGAATGAAACATATGTGCGGTGGTGGGAGGGATTTTTACCTTTTCCCATCAGGGTGAGTAATTACCACATCCAAATCCCCACAAGATGCTTTTCCTCGTCTATAAGATCCTCCACATATGATAACCACCTTCAAAATAGATATAAGAAAATCAAAATAGGAATTATACCTACATGAATGTCAAAGTCGTGCCCTTAACTCTTAAACCTACAGGTATGGTTCTCAAAGGAACAATTTCACCTGCACCCAAACAGACATTAATGGGGTTTGCTGGAAACATTCCGAACATATCTTTATAAAAATTTACCATTATCAATCTGGATCTCAATCCTTTCATACAACATGTCTGTCCATATTTTATGGCAATCAACAATTATTCACTCACATTACAGATTGATTTCACTTGGAAAATCAGTTTGTAAATTACAAATTGCCAGCATTCACATTTCCAAAAATATGTAAAGTTTTATGGTAGTGATGATCCAACTAACAATCAAAATATGAGTAATCCACAAATGGTCCAAAAACAATCCTAAAGGCATGCCTAAGTAAAGGGAAAAAGGGCCTCAACAACAGCTTCTTGAATCACATTGTGTTTGAAGTAAATATTTGTATGGCATGACTAAAAAGGTAACAATAGTGGCCAAAGATACTCCAGAAAAAAAATGGCAACTCTATATGAAACATCATTTTCCTGAATTTACTTGCCCCAAGACATGCATAAAGGCCCAGGCATCTATTTATTGTAAGCATTGGTACCATATTTTGCACCCTAAAGATGAGAGAGCTAGAAGATGGACATTATGCTAATTCAACAAAATTTGCACCCATGCATCCAATTCTGGGCATCACAGGTTCAATAAAGGAAACAACAAACTCAAGCAATCTGTATAATATCCACAAACCTTATTAAAGTTTAGATTAACTTTTGGTATTGCTTTTATGTTTTTTCTGCGCAATGGAGCATCCAGAGCTCTTTGAGCAGCTAAGAAGTTCCCTCCCTAATGACCAAGGAATTCAAGAAAATTCACATTCAAATATTCAAGAGGCTAAGGATTATGGTTCAATTTTAATGTAGAGTTTATTGGGGAAATTATAGAGGACTTATTAGTTCTTTTAGGGTTTTACTTTTGTGTCTATCATATATGTTAGCTTCTGGCATTTATTGAAGTCACATggatatttttgtaatttctgAATTGCGGGAGCATTATCTAGATTTCTGTAGGAGTCTTTATTAAGAGAGTTCTTTTTGGAGTCCAATTCCTTATTAAGGATTATTTTTTGAGTCTATACATAACTAAGTTTGCAATGTTGTTTCTCAGTTCATGATCAATAAGAATTTTAGAAACTATGCTTCTCTGAGTTGTGTGACGCAATTCAAACCCAGGTGTGATGCCTAAGAAAGGATTACTTCTTGTTTAATAGTGTTTATAAATCCCATCTTCGCAAACCCTAACTGTCCCAACTAAATTCCAACTCATTCTAGCATTAAAATAAGCCCCAAATCCGACTTTAATTCTCAGATCTGCAGGCTGTCTTGCATCACACCCTGGCTTTCTTATCCCTCGCACTGTTGAAAATTACAAAGAGAATATCACTGTGGATGGCCACCAAATGTGTTAGTGAGTGACTCAAACCATATCTAATGTTACCTCTGGTACTTGAATCCAAGACAACTTATCACTCAACTAACCCCTTGTAgtcttctgatttttcttttataaacCAGTTCAGCTCAGAAGTTATAGTGTCTCACCCCAGGCAATATCTCTTCCCCAGTTTTCTGCATGAGTTGTTCCATTTCTTGAACCTGCACACAAAAATTAATGTCAGAAATTCAGGAGCAAGCAACCTAAAATACACAATGGAAAAAAAGTCAGTCCAAAGGAAAGCAAGATAACCATACCTCATTGCGTGG carries:
- the LOC110632046 gene encoding protein PLASTID REDOX INSENSITIVE 2, chloroplastic, whose protein sequence is MASWCQALVPLTLDSCSLFSSSTSRPLPFFHYTSSTNTGLVVGSGFSAPSYSTSIKLTESYLYPSISKKKGTTDICRAAEYKFPDPIPEFAVAETEKFRTHLHKKLSKKDIYGDSLEEVVGICTEILGNFLHKEYGGPGTLLVIPFIDMADTINERGLPGGPQAARAAVKWAQDHVDKDWKEWTGGDSN